A genomic segment from Synergistaceae bacterium encodes:
- a CDS encoding transposase: ENTFLKLKRWRGIATRYAKKASSYMASVQIACLILWLQILI; encoded by the coding sequence TGAGAATACATTTTTGAAATTGAAGCGGTGGCGAGGAATAGCAACCAGATATGCTAAAAAGGCCTCCTCATATATGGCATCGGTACAGATAGCCTGCCTGATTCTCTGGCTTCAAATTCTTATTTGA